From the genome of Pseudomonas sihuiensis:
TCGCTTTCCAGTTCCAGGCGCTCCAGGGCACTGGCGTTCATGTCGGCCTGGTAGAACTGGAAGTTGTTCTTGCCGTGTTCCTTGGCGTGATACATCGCGGTGTCGGCGTTCTTCATCAGTTGGCTCAGCTCGCTACCGTCCTGCGGAGCGAGGGCGATACCGATACTGGCGGTGACGAAGAATTCGCGGCCTTCGAGCACGAAAGGGCGCGCCAGGCTGGAGAGAATCTGCTCGGCGACATGAATGGCGCGATTCAATGCGCCCTCGCGGGTGGCGCGCGGCTGCAGCAGCAGGGTGAATTCGTCGCCGCCCATGCGCGCCACGGTGTCGTCGCCGTCGACGCAGGCCGACAGGCGCACGGCTACATCCTTGAGCATGCGGTCGCCGGCGGCGTGGCCGAGCGAATCGTTGATCGGCTTGAAGCGGTCGAGGTCGAGGAACATCAGCACCACCCATTCGTCATGCCGATCCGCATGCTGCAGGGCGCTGTGCAGGCGATCCTGGAACAGGGTGCGGTTGGGCAGGTGGGTCAGGGCGTCGTAGTAGGCCAGACGATGGATGCGCTGTTCGCTGGCCTTGCGTTCGCTGATGTCGCTGAAGAAACACACGTAGCTGACCAGGTCGCCTTCCTCGTCATGCACGGCGGTGATGCCGACCCAGGCCGGGAAGTTCTCGCCGCCCTTGCGCTTGAGCCACACCTCACCTTCCCAGCTACCGCGCTGATTGAGTTGGCCGAGGATGTACTGCAGGTGCGCCGCCTGCTGGCGGTCGGCGGTGAGCATGCCGGGAAGCTGGTCGAGCACCTGGTCGGCGGAATAACCACTGACGCGGCTGAAGGCCTTGTTGACCTGAACGATGTAACCGGCCGGGTCGGTCACCAGAATCGCTGCGGTGGAGTGCTCGAATACCGTGGCGGCCATGCGCAGGTCTTTTTCCGCGCGGCGTTGCTGGCTGATGTCGCGGCCAACGCCGAGGATGCCTCCGAAGCGACCGTTCTCGTCCCACATCAGCACCAGGCGCAGCTCCACCGGGATCTTGTGGCCGTCGGCGCGCAGGCAGTCGAAGACGAAGAGCTGATCTGGCAGCTCCTCGCGCAGACGCTCGAGGCGGTCACGCTCGCCGAGCGAATCGCGAATCCGCTCGAGCAGCTGGTAGAGGCTGGCGAGCTGCTGCGGGTTGGCCGCGAGGCCTTGCAGGCCGTTGGTTGTCACCCATTCGGCGTCGTAACCGAGCATGGCTTCCACCGACGGGCTGACGTAGTTCAGGTTCAGGCTGTCATCGGTGGAGACGATCACGTCGCTGATGCTTTCCGCCAGCAGACGGTAGCGTTGCTCGCTGTCACGCAGCGATTGGTTGCGCTCGATTTGCTCGGTAATGTCCTTGGCCAAGCCGATCAGGCGGCTGACGCGCCCGCGATCATCACGCGCCAGAGCCTGCTCACGGATGCTGAACCAGTGCCATTGGCCATTGCGGTGACGCCAGCGCAGCACCGATTCCAGCAGCAGGCCGTTGCCGACCACTTTCTGCAGGTTGCGAATGCGCCAGTAGTATTCGCTGTCGTCCGGATGCAGTACCTGCTCCCATAAATCCCCGGCCATCGCCTTGAGCTCGCTGACGCTATAGCCCAGCTGCAAGCCGAGGCTGTGGTTGCTGAACAGCACCTGCCGGTTCTGCATGTCATGCACGTAGAGCAGGTCGGGCACCGAGCGAACCACTTCGGACCAGAAGCGCTCACGCTCGATCAGCGACAGTTCGATGCGCTTGCGGCTGGTAATGTCGCTGATGCTCAGGGTGACGGCCTGATAGTCCTGGAGCATTTCCGGCAGGCGCAGCACCAGCCAGACGTGACGCTGCAAGCCCTGTGCGGTGACCAGCTGGGTTTCCAGCTCCATCAGGTTGGGGCCTTCGAGCACGGCAACGGCCAGGCGGTAACACAGATCGTCGGGCTGTACCGGACCGTTGTCGATCAGTTGCTGCCAGGCCTGTTCGGTGGACTTGACCCCGAGCAGGTTGAGCGCCACCTGGTTGGCCTCGGTAATGCGCAGTTGCTCGACCAGCAGTTGCTGATGCTCGGCATCGGCCTGCAACCAGCGCTGCAGACCCGCCGCATCGCGCAACTTGTGCTGCAGCAACAGGCAGCGCAGGCCGGAGAGGTCGAGCACGCAGAGGGCTACGCCGGTGCCGTCGAAGATGTCCTGATAGCGTCTGCGGGTTTCCTGCAGTACGCGCATGGCCTGCTGTTCATCGGTCACATCGCGCAGCACCCAGACGTAACCGGCATGACGCCCGACTTCGCTGATATCGCTACGGGTCACGGCGAACAGTCGCTCGCGCCCCTCGCTTTCGACTCTGATCAGCTCCGGTCCCAGATCGCTGCTCAGTTGTGGGCTGTTGAGCAGCAACGGGTCGAGATCGGGCAGCAGATCCAGCAAATGAAGCTCCCCGGCCGCCTCGCTGGTAACCCCGAACAGCGCTTCGGCCTGCGGGTTCAGGTAGCGCAATTTGCCGTCGGCCTGAGTCACCAGAATGCGTTCTTCGACAGCGCCGAGTGCACTGGCGGCCTGGCGCAGCGAGCGGCGTGATTCGGTATTCAGGCGCTGCAGGCTACGCTGCTCGCGTTGCAGGCCGTACAGGGCCAGCAGGGTAAGCAGGGTGCACAGCGCGAACAGCAGGAACTTGCCGGCCAGGGTCGGCATCAACTCATTGCCAGCGCGGTCTGCATCGAACAGGGCGCGCAGTTGCCAGTCGCTGCCGGGCAGGGTGATCAGCTCCAGGCTTTGCGCCTGTTCTGCGGCGGTAACCGGGGCGATGATGCCGCCTGCCTGCTGCAGGTCGTCGGCGCGCGCTATCACACGGTGACTGAGCAGATCTTCGAGCAACCATGTGTGCTCGCTGCGATGCTGCTCGCGCAGCCAGCCGCGCAGCGCACTGGTGCGCATGCGCAATACCCGGTGACTGTCGTCGGGCTGGCGCAGCAGCAGGTAGAGCGCGCCGCCGTCCAGTGCGCTGAAGGCGAAGTGATAGGGCGCTGCGCCGCTGCGTTGCTGCTGATTGCGAATGAAACTGAGGTCGCGCGACTCGCTGGCACTGTCGGCCAGCAACTGCCCGTTGGCGTCGAGCCAGGCCACGCTGTTGACGGTCGGGAAGATGCTGCGCAGTGTCGTGACCAACTCGCTGCCGTCGCCAGCGCGCGCTGGGCTGCTTTGCAGCATCGCCTGGCCTGCCTGCGCCTTGAGGCGCATGTTCAGACTCAGGTGCTTGGCCAGTTGGGCGCTGTAACCCTGGCTCAGCTGCTTCTGGGTATCGAGCAACTGGCGATATTCCTGGGTCAGCTGCCAGGCCAGCAATACCAGTATCCCCAGCACCAGCACCACCAGTGCGCGGCGCAATGCTGCGCGCGACTCGCCCGGGGAAGAGGAAGGCAGGGATGAGGGAGTCGACACGTTCTGTGAACCTGCAGCCAGTGCTGGGCTATCTTAAGCTTTGAGACGCGCAGGCGTGCTTGCGTTCGCGCGAGCCGGCTAGAATGCCTGCAAACGTGGCCAAGTGCCAGCTGTGCCGACGAACGTCGGTTTGCCCTGCCACGTACATTCCGGTAGTTTTGCCCCGCGCGCGTGAACTGTCCGCGCGGTACTTGGCGTTCGCTCCGGCAGGGGCTAAGGTCTCTGCCAACGCCCCGCCGCAGGCCTCATAAAAACTGCCTGCAGCCGGTAATACGGCGGCCAGGCCGGCACACACCAGCGGTTTATCGCCAGGTAGACTGCCGGCGTTGCCAGTGTCGTCACTCGCAACGTTGTCGCAGTGTCTGCAAGGCCCGCCATTTTCAGCCCTCATTCTCACCAGTCAGGTTCTCCATGGCTCAGTACGTCTACAGCATGCATCGGGTCAGCAAGGTCGTCCCGCCGAAGCGTGAAATTCTCAAGGACATCTCTCTGTCATTCTTCCCAGGCGCCAAGATCGGCGTGCTGGGCCTCAACGGTGCCGGTAAGTCCACGCTGCTGCGCATCATGGCCGGCGTTGACACCGAGATCGACGGCGAAGCCCGTCCGATGCCGGGGATCAAGGTCGGCTACCTGCCGCAGGAACCGCAGCTCGACCCGAGCAAGACGGTGCGCGACATCGTCGAAGAGGCCGTAGGCGAGATCAAGCAGGCCCAGGCGCGTCTCGACGAGGTCTACGCCGCTTACGCCGAGCCGGACGCCGACTTCGACGCCCTGGCCGCCGAGCAGGCCAAGCTCGAAGCCATCCTGCAGGCTTCCGATGGCCACAACCTGGAGCGTCAGCTGGAA
Proteins encoded in this window:
- a CDS encoding EAL domain-containing protein, yielding MRRALVVLVLGILVLLAWQLTQEYRQLLDTQKQLSQGYSAQLAKHLSLNMRLKAQAGQAMLQSSPARAGDGSELVTTLRSIFPTVNSVAWLDANGQLLADSASESRDLSFIRNQQQRSGAAPYHFAFSALDGGALYLLLRQPDDSHRVLRMRTSALRGWLREQHRSEHTWLLEDLLSHRVIARADDLQQAGGIIAPVTAAEQAQSLELITLPGSDWQLRALFDADRAGNELMPTLAGKFLLFALCTLLTLLALYGLQREQRSLQRLNTESRRSLRQAASALGAVEERILVTQADGKLRYLNPQAEALFGVTSEAAGELHLLDLLPDLDPLLLNSPQLSSDLGPELIRVESEGRERLFAVTRSDISEVGRHAGYVWVLRDVTDEQQAMRVLQETRRRYQDIFDGTGVALCVLDLSGLRCLLLQHKLRDAAGLQRWLQADAEHQQLLVEQLRITEANQVALNLLGVKSTEQAWQQLIDNGPVQPDDLCYRLAVAVLEGPNLMELETQLVTAQGLQRHVWLVLRLPEMLQDYQAVTLSISDITSRKRIELSLIERERFWSEVVRSVPDLLYVHDMQNRQVLFSNHSLGLQLGYSVSELKAMAGDLWEQVLHPDDSEYYWRIRNLQKVVGNGLLLESVLRWRHRNGQWHWFSIREQALARDDRGRVSRLIGLAKDITEQIERNQSLRDSEQRYRLLAESISDVIVSTDDSLNLNYVSPSVEAMLGYDAEWVTTNGLQGLAANPQQLASLYQLLERIRDSLGERDRLERLREELPDQLFVFDCLRADGHKIPVELRLVLMWDENGRFGGILGVGRDISQQRRAEKDLRMAATVFEHSTAAILVTDPAGYIVQVNKAFSRVSGYSADQVLDQLPGMLTADRQQAAHLQYILGQLNQRGSWEGEVWLKRKGGENFPAWVGITAVHDEEGDLVSYVCFFSDISERKASEQRIHRLAYYDALTHLPNRTLFQDRLHSALQHADRHDEWVVLMFLDLDRFKPINDSLGHAAGDRMLKDVAVRLSACVDGDDTVARMGGDEFTLLLQPRATREGALNRAIHVAEQILSSLARPFVLEGREFFVTASIGIALAPQDGSELSQLMKNADTAMYHAKEHGKNNFQFYQADMNASALERLELESDLRHAQEQGQFVLHYQPQFAGDGNRLTGVEALLRWSHPTRGLVPPDEFIPVLEELGLVVQVGEWVLEEACRQLKAWHEEKIRIPKISVNLSARQFAEGDLSARIAAILDRTRVAPACLELELTESILMRDVASAMQTLGNLKRLGLCIAVDDFGTGYSSLNYLKQFPIDVLKIDRSFVDGLPDGEQDAQIARAIIAMAHSLNMMVIAEGVESQAQLDFLREHDCDEVQGFLLGRPMAARQLTAQFSGAALFILS